A single window of Homalodisca vitripennis isolate AUS2020 unplaced genomic scaffold, UT_GWSS_2.1 ScUCBcl_669;HRSCAF=3189, whole genome shotgun sequence DNA harbors:
- the LOC124371013 gene encoding uncharacterized protein LOC124371013 — protein sequence METETTPKLGQSVVARDQSDLEKKRQLSDSDCELDQNKQRKMENKQTDDEINMPTPLFLVLSHKEDGKTLTKVSPFLIHKSLVACGGQPKSTRKLRNGTILVEAANCIQSKKFLKMTSFFDQVAVTVQPHASLNSSKGIVFCRDLMDCSEEEIKDELQCEMVTDVVRIVRTENGVKVPTPGLIITFAKPHPPETIKAGYLSLSVRPYFKNPQRCFRCQRFGHSSKVCSNPETCSRCGDEGHQEEGCKNETRCINCKGKHPAYSRECNIFKEEREILKIMTIEKLSFNEARKEYRRRVAPTPKKGVSYSEAVSVPVQAAQCSSCTVLEGMVRALTEQVAALVQHLAAGAGEQSVVLPSKSPRDFQTSSKPNITSKK from the exons ATGGAAACCGAAACCACCCCAAAACTAGGGCAAAGTGTAGTAGCAAGAGATCAAAGTGATCTAGAGAAGAAACGACAGTTGTCTGACTCAGACTGTGAGCTTGATcaaaacaagcaaagaaaaatggaaaataaacaaacCGACGATGAGATAAATATGCCTACTCCCTTATTTCTTGTGCTAAGtcataaggaagatggaaaaactTTGACTAAGGTGAGCCCGTTCCTTATCCACAAATCTTTAGTAGCCTGTGGAGGGCAACCTAAATCTACAAGGAAgctgaggaatggaactatcctggTGGAGGCTGCAAATTGCATCCAATCCAAGAAGTTCCTTAAAATGACGAGCTTTTTCGACCAGGTAGCGGTTACTGTCCAGCCACATGCCTCTCTGAACTCTTCCAAGGGAATCGTTTTCTGTCGAGACCTTATGGACTGCAGTGAAGAGGAAATAAAGGATGAGCTGCAGTGCGAGATGGTGACAGATGTGGTCAGGATTGTTCGGACCGAAAACGGGGTAAAGGTTCCTACCCCGGGTCTCATTATAACCTTTGCAAAACCCCATCCACCAGAAACCATCAAAGCCGGATATTTGTCTTTGTCCGTGCGGCCGTATTTTAAAAATCCCCAGCGGTGTTTCCGCTGCCAGAGGTTCGGGCACTCAAGTAAAGTGTGTTCGAACCCGGAGACGTGTTCCCGCTGTGGTGATGAAGGACACCAAGAGGAGGGGTGCAAAAATGAGACGCGATGCATAAATTGCAAGGGAAAACATCCGGCATATTCAAgagagtgtaatatttttaaagaagaaagagaaatattaaaaatcatgactATAGAAAAGCTTTCGTTTAACGAGGCGCGTAAAGAGTACAGGAGGAGGGTCGCCCCAACTCCAAAAAAAGGAGTTTCCTACTCTGAAGCTGTATCTGTCCCTGTTCAGGCCGCACAGTGTTCCTCATGTACAGTCTTGGAGGGTATGGTGCGTGCATTGACTGAGCAGGTGGCTGCTCTGGTTCAGCACCTCGCCGCAGGTGCTGGGGAACAGTCTGTGGTCCTGCCCAGTAAATCTCCCCGAGACTTTCAGACCTCATCTAAACCTAAT ATCACCAGCAAGAAATAG